In one window of Chthoniobacterales bacterium DNA:
- a CDS encoding malate dehydrogenase — translation MKSPIKVAITGAAGQIGYALVFRVASGAMFGPDQPVALHMIEIPQGFEALKGVVMELDDCAFPLLKGMVATTDLDEGFRDVNWALLVGSVPRKAGMERKDLLGINGKIFTGQGQAIAKNAAKDVRVLVIGNPCNTNCLIAMNNAKSVPRDRWFAMTRLDENRAKAQLAQKAGVDVTEVSNMTIWGNHSATQYPDFYNAKINGKSAAEAIGDETWLKETFIPAVQQRGAAIIKARGSSSAGSAANAIVDTVRSLTTDTAANDWNSVAVCSDGSYGVEEGLICSFPVRSSGGKWEIVKDVPQNEFSKLKFDASVAELKEEKSMVSDLLG, via the coding sequence ATGAAATCACCCATTAAAGTCGCGATCACCGGCGCGGCCGGACAAATCGGTTACGCTCTTGTTTTTCGCGTTGCTTCCGGCGCGATGTTTGGCCCGGACCAGCCGGTCGCGCTGCACATGATCGAAATCCCGCAGGGCTTCGAAGCGCTCAAGGGCGTGGTGATGGAGCTGGATGATTGCGCGTTCCCCCTGCTCAAGGGAATGGTGGCCACGACCGATCTCGACGAGGGCTTTCGGGATGTGAACTGGGCGCTGCTTGTCGGGAGCGTCCCCCGCAAAGCCGGGATGGAGCGGAAAGATCTGCTCGGGATCAATGGCAAGATTTTTACCGGCCAGGGCCAGGCGATTGCGAAAAACGCGGCCAAAGACGTGCGCGTGCTGGTGATCGGAAATCCGTGCAACACGAATTGCCTGATCGCGATGAACAACGCCAAATCCGTCCCGCGCGACCGCTGGTTTGCCATGACGCGGCTCGACGAAAACCGGGCCAAAGCGCAGCTCGCGCAGAAGGCCGGCGTGGACGTCACCGAGGTCAGCAACATGACCATCTGGGGAAATCATTCCGCCACGCAGTATCCGGATTTCTACAACGCGAAGATCAACGGCAAGTCCGCGGCCGAAGCAATCGGCGATGAGACGTGGTTGAAGGAGACGTTTATCCCAGCAGTGCAACAGCGCGGCGCGGCGATCATCAAAGCGCGGGGCTCCTCGTCCGCCGGATCAGCGGCAAACGCGATCGTGGACACGGTGCGCTCGCTCACGACCGATACGGCGGCGAACGACTGGAACAGCGTCGCGGTTTGTTCCGATGGCAGTTACGGCGTGGAGGAAGGGCTGATCTGCTCGTTCCCGGTGCGGTCCAGTGGCGGAAAATGGGAGATCGTGAAAGACGTACCGCAGAATGAATTCAGCAAATTGAAATTTGACGCATCCGTGGCCGAGTTGAAGGAAGAGAAGTCGATGGTGAGCGATTTACTCGGCTGA